From a region of the Candidatus Pantoea bituminis genome:
- a CDS encoding protein disulfide oxidoreductase translates to MMRFKRWLREGVWLLLIAAVALWGVDRLRAPALPDDLATLVVKDMQGNPLSLAELSESQPLLIYVWASWCGICRLTTPSVAKMIANGETVLNVALRSGDNARVQQWMSKKGLNGPGINDEKGELTQHWDIAATPTFIVLHKGKVTSSTSGWTSRWGLEFRLWLAHF, encoded by the coding sequence ATGATGCGATTCAAGCGTTGGCTGCGAGAAGGCGTCTGGTTATTGTTGATTGCTGCCGTTGCTCTGTGGGGCGTTGATCGCTTGCGCGCACCGGCTTTACCGGATGATTTAGCCACGTTGGTGGTGAAAGATATGCAGGGGAATCCGCTTTCTTTGGCGGAACTCAGCGAATCACAGCCATTGCTGATTTACGTCTGGGCCAGCTGGTGCGGTATTTGCAGACTGACCACCCCCAGCGTTGCAAAGATGATCGCCAACGGTGAGACGGTGTTAAATGTGGCGCTGCGTTCAGGTGACAACGCACGCGTGCAGCAGTGGATGAGTAAGAAGGGGCTTAACGGGCCAGGCATTAATGATGAAAAAGGAGAGCTGACGCAGCATTGGGATATTGCGGCAACGCCGACTTTTATCGTGCTGCATAAAGGTAAAGTGACCAGCAGCACCAGCGGCTGGACCAGTCGCTGGGGGCTTGAATTCCGATTGTGGTTAGCTCATTTTTAA
- a CDS encoding thiol-disulfide oxidoreductase DCC family protein: protein MSPPPYLQPGESVVLYDGVCKLCNGWVNFLLRHRVARQVRFASVQSEEGKTLLKWAGLPQENVSTIVYIADQQHWLRAQAVFRVMQKMAGPWRFLSVLRHFPDSISNFAYDRIALNRYKLFGRYDSQHSLTPDYPGRFLHQKEKALNRFADGESVRVFCCC, encoded by the coding sequence ATGTCACCACCGCCTTATCTGCAACCGGGCGAGAGCGTCGTGCTTTATGACGGCGTCTGTAAACTCTGTAATGGCTGGGTAAATTTCCTGCTGCGTCATCGTGTGGCGCGGCAGGTTCGTTTTGCTTCAGTGCAAAGTGAAGAGGGTAAAACCTTGTTGAAGTGGGCCGGTTTACCGCAAGAAAATGTCAGTACCATTGTCTATATTGCCGATCAACAGCATTGGCTGCGGGCGCAAGCGGTGTTTCGCGTTATGCAGAAAATGGCTGGGCCGTGGCGCTTTCTCAGCGTGCTGCGCCACTTTCCCGACAGCATCAGCAACTTCGCCTATGACCGCATCGCCCTCAATCGCTACAAGCTGTTTGGCCGCTACGACAGCCAGCATAGTCTTACACCCGACTATCCGGGCCGTTTTCTGCATCAAAAAGAAAAAGCGCTGAATAGGTTTGCTGACGGGGAATCGGTCCGCGTTTTCTGCTGCTGTTGA
- a CDS encoding protein-disulfide reductase DsbD family protein, with protein MTIFIRSLLLLLAVSLPAVHAADSGWLRDAQNSHAEVRLRSAPHDNTQQVLLDIRLQPGWKTYWRTPGEGGVAPTIHWQQSTLQSRWYWPTPARFDVSGLTTQGYHGDVSLPLAISNLQGNRLAGTLTLSTCSNVCILTDYAFSLDLTQPAQREFATDYARAMGQVPVSSGLTDKLQAHYVANEVQIRAERQAGWQQPELFFDNPAGAMMGKPIINVDGTVLEARVPVSDEWGDNAPELVGETVSLVIADGGIAQQSETILGQHALLSSDRNHFLVIALMALLGGLILNLMPCVLPVLAIKLSGLVQQQSQSRAQTRKQFLASSAGIIASFLLLALLMSGLRLSGQALGWGIQFQSPGFLILMVLVTFLFSASLFDLLHLRLPSSLNTRLATHGNNGLLGHFTQGAFATLLATPCSAPFLGTALAYALTAPLPQLWLLFFFLGVGMSLPWLAVAALPGVARCLPRPGRWMVHLRSVLALMMLMACFWLLSLLMGHWGRNAVMLTAAGLMLLLVGWLIKCGALHKAIALFFTVTLAAAWLLITRVPSEHDALNWQPLSEEAIAAAQANHQRVFIDVTADWCITCKVNKSRVLSDAKVRDALSAEDIVLLRGDWTHADPLIGQFLQRRGSVAVPFNQIYGPALPQGHILSPLLSRDAVISTLKNAKEE; from the coding sequence ATGACTATTTTTATCAGAAGCTTGCTACTGCTGCTGGCGGTGAGTTTGCCCGCGGTGCATGCGGCAGACAGTGGCTGGCTGCGTGATGCGCAGAACTCGCATGCAGAAGTACGGCTGCGCAGCGCGCCACACGACAATACGCAACAGGTGCTACTGGATATTCGGCTGCAACCGGGCTGGAAAACTTACTGGCGTACGCCAGGCGAAGGCGGTGTTGCGCCAACTATTCACTGGCAGCAATCCACCCTTCAAAGCCGCTGGTATTGGCCAACACCCGCCCGCTTTGATGTCTCAGGACTGACCACCCAGGGTTATCACGGCGATGTTAGTTTGCCGCTAGCAATCAGTAATCTGCAAGGCAACCGCCTGGCGGGGACGCTCACGTTATCTACCTGTTCCAACGTCTGTATCCTCACTGACTACGCTTTTTCACTGGATCTCACGCAGCCCGCTCAGAGAGAGTTTGCCACTGACTATGCCCGCGCGATGGGCCAGGTTCCCGTGTCATCGGGATTGACCGACAAGCTGCAAGCCCATTACGTCGCGAATGAAGTGCAAATCCGTGCCGAGCGTCAAGCAGGATGGCAACAGCCTGAACTGTTTTTTGATAATCCTGCCGGCGCGATGATGGGTAAACCGATCATCAACGTTGATGGCACGGTGTTGGAGGCGCGAGTACCGGTCAGCGATGAGTGGGGCGATAACGCGCCGGAGTTGGTCGGTGAAACCGTGTCACTGGTGATTGCCGACGGCGGGATTGCTCAGCAGAGCGAAACGATACTGGGCCAACACGCGCTGTTGTCGTCAGACAGAAACCACTTTTTAGTGATCGCCTTGATGGCGCTGTTGGGTGGATTGATCCTCAATCTCATGCCCTGTGTGTTGCCGGTGTTAGCGATCAAGCTCAGCGGGCTGGTGCAGCAGCAGTCGCAGAGCCGCGCTCAGACGCGGAAGCAATTTCTGGCTTCCAGCGCCGGTATTATCGCCTCGTTTTTACTGCTGGCGCTGCTAATGAGCGGGCTGCGATTAAGTGGCCAGGCGCTGGGGTGGGGCATTCAGTTTCAAAGCCCTGGCTTCTTGATCCTCATGGTGTTGGTCACGTTTTTATTCAGCGCAAGCCTGTTTGATCTGCTGCATTTACGGCTGCCATCCTCGCTGAATACCCGTCTGGCGACGCACGGTAACAACGGCTTGCTGGGGCATTTTACCCAAGGCGCGTTTGCCACTTTGCTGGCAACGCCGTGCAGCGCACCTTTTCTGGGCACCGCGCTGGCCTACGCCTTGACCGCGCCGCTGCCACAGCTCTGGCTGCTGTTTTTCTTTCTCGGCGTTGGCATGAGTTTGCCTTGGCTGGCGGTGGCGGCGTTGCCCGGCGTGGCGCGATGTTTGCCGCGTCCGGGACGTTGGATGGTGCATCTGCGCAGTGTACTGGCATTGATGATGTTGATGGCTTGCTTCTGGCTGCTCAGCTTGTTGATGGGCCACTGGGGACGCAACGCGGTAATGCTAACAGCCGCTGGGTTGATGCTACTGCTGGTCGGCTGGCTCATTAAGTGTGGGGCGCTGCACAAGGCGATTGCGCTGTTTTTCACTGTGACGCTGGCGGCGGCCTGGTTGTTAATCACCCGCGTTCCGTCTGAACACGATGCACTAAACTGGCAGCCATTAAGTGAAGAGGCGATTGCCGCTGCGCAGGCCAATCACCAGCGGGTATTTATCGACGTTACGGCCGACTGGTGCATTACCTGCAAAGTGAACAAATCGCGCGTGCTGTCAGATGCCAAGGTGCGCGACGCGTTGAGTGCCGAAGATATCGTGCTGCTGCGTGGCGACTGGACGCATGCCGATCCACTGATCGGGCAATTCCTGCAACGTCGCGGCAGTGTCGCGGTGCCGTTTAATCAAATTTATGGCCCGGCATTACCGCAAGGCCACATTTTATCGCCGTTGCTTTCGCGGGATGCGGTGATCTCTACGTTAAAAAATGCCAAGGAAGAATAA
- the pqqC gene encoding pyrroloquinoline-quinone synthase PqqC, producing the protein MQITETLSPQAFEQALRDKGAYYHIHHPYHIAMHNGQATREQIQGWVANRFYYQTNIPLKDAAIMANCPDPATRRKWVQRILDHDGSNGEEGGIEAWLRLGEAVGMNREALLSEQHVLPGVRFAVDAYVNFARRANWQEAACSSLTELFAPQIHQSRLDSWPQHYPWIKEEGYFYFRNRLGQANRDVEHGLALALEFCTTPEKQNRMLEILQFKLDILWTMLDAMTMAYELKRPPYHTVTDKAAWHTTRLV; encoded by the coding sequence ATGCAGATCACTGAAACGCTGTCGCCACAGGCTTTTGAGCAGGCGCTGCGCGACAAAGGCGCCTATTACCATATCCATCATCCTTACCATATCGCCATGCACAACGGTCAGGCGACGCGCGAGCAAATTCAGGGATGGGTAGCAAACCGCTTCTATTATCAAACCAATATTCCGCTGAAAGATGCAGCGATTATGGCGAACTGCCCGGACCCGGCCACGCGTCGTAAATGGGTGCAGCGTATTCTTGACCACGACGGCAGCAACGGCGAAGAGGGCGGCATCGAAGCCTGGTTGCGTCTGGGTGAAGCGGTGGGCATGAATCGCGAAGCGCTGCTGTCAGAGCAGCACGTGCTGCCCGGCGTGCGTTTCGCGGTCGATGCTTACGTTAACTTTGCCCGTCGCGCCAACTGGCAAGAAGCGGCATGCAGTTCGTTAACGGAACTCTTTGCTCCGCAGATCCACCAGTCGCGCCTCGACAGTTGGCCGCAGCACTATCCGTGGATCAAAGAAGAGGGATATTTCTACTTCCGCAACCGCTTGGGCCAGGCGAACCGCGATGTTGAGCATGGTTTGGCGCTGGCGCTGGAATTCTGCACCACACCAGAAAAACAGAACCGCATGCTGGAAATTTTGCAGTTTAAGCTCGATATTTTATGGACAATGCTGGATGCCATGACCATGGCCTATGAACTTAAGCGTCCGCCTTATCACACCGTCACCGACAAGGCGGCGTGGCACACCACTCGACTGGTATAA
- the dld gene encoding D-lactate dehydrogenase, translated as MTSSQEMLRQLGEVVGAKQVLTHQDDKAWYTKGFRVGRGEAFAVVLPQTLWQLWQTLQVCVANDAIILMQAANTGVTGGSTPDGNDYDRDVVIVSTRLLKGVQVIDQSRQVIAFPGSTLTELENTLKPLGREPHSVIGSSCIGASVIGGICNNSGGSLIRRGPAFTEKSLFARIHDDGRLEMINHLGIALGDTPEEMLRRLEQQEFTTGDQPDWDGKIWADDYADQLRDTQADSPSRFNGDMRYLHESSGSAGKVVVFAVRLPTFEASQQSDTFYIGTQDEKALVALRRYLLANMHELPLQAEYIHRNAFDLTVRYSKHMYLAIGKLGAQALPGLMARKAKWDVRVSHLKFLPRNSIDKMLQFFNQFTPRFVAPRILDYHARFEHHLMIKVEAQQTAELQQLLENFFRDQNGEFFLCNAREAADAFLVRFGVGGCTISYCDYLGYNPDERLVAFDVALRRNDESWRLVLPDHLADQVQVDSCCGHFFCFVNHQDYVLKPGVDAKAFKAAVIEVLEQRGAKYPAEHNVGHLYHASCEHEQHWRQLDPTNSCNPGIGKTSKKKYWG; from the coding sequence ATGACGTCCTCGCAGGAAATGCTCCGCCAACTGGGTGAGGTGGTCGGCGCTAAACAGGTATTGACCCATCAGGATGATAAAGCCTGGTACACCAAAGGATTCCGGGTTGGACGTGGCGAAGCCTTTGCCGTTGTTCTGCCACAAACGCTGTGGCAACTGTGGCAAACGCTACAAGTTTGCGTTGCAAACGATGCCATTATCTTAATGCAGGCTGCCAATACTGGCGTGACGGGCGGCTCGACGCCGGACGGCAATGATTATGATCGCGATGTCGTCATTGTCAGTACGCGGCTGTTAAAAGGCGTGCAGGTTATTGATCAATCGCGTCAAGTGATCGCCTTCCCTGGCTCCACATTGACCGAACTGGAGAACACTTTAAAACCGTTGGGACGCGAGCCGCATTCAGTGATCGGATCGTCCTGCATTGGGGCGTCGGTGATTGGCGGTATTTGCAATAACTCCGGCGGCTCTCTGATTCGACGTGGCCCGGCATTCACAGAAAAATCGCTTTTTGCGCGTATTCATGACGACGGTCGGCTAGAGATGATCAATCATCTCGGCATTGCGTTAGGCGATACGCCGGAAGAGATGCTGCGTCGCCTTGAGCAACAGGAATTTACCACCGGCGATCAGCCTGACTGGGACGGTAAAATCTGGGCTGATGATTACGCCGATCAGCTGCGCGATACGCAGGCTGACAGCCCTTCTCGCTTTAATGGCGACATGCGTTACCTGCATGAAAGTTCAGGCAGCGCAGGCAAAGTGGTGGTGTTTGCCGTGCGTCTGCCGACGTTTGAAGCCAGCCAGCAAAGCGATACATTTTATATCGGCACCCAAGATGAGAAAGCGCTGGTGGCGCTGCGCCGTTATTTATTGGCGAACATGCACGAATTACCGTTACAGGCTGAATATATCCATCGCAACGCGTTTGATTTAACGGTGCGTTACAGCAAGCACATGTATCTGGCGATCGGCAAGCTGGGCGCACAGGCACTGCCCGGCTTGATGGCCAGGAAAGCCAAGTGGGATGTGCGCGTCAGTCATCTCAAATTTCTGCCCAGAAACAGCATCGATAAAATGCTGCAATTTTTTAATCAGTTCACGCCGCGCTTTGTTGCGCCGCGCATTCTTGATTACCACGCACGCTTTGAACATCATTTGATGATTAAAGTTGAGGCGCAGCAAACGGCGGAACTGCAGCAGTTGCTGGAAAATTTCTTCCGCGATCAAAACGGCGAGTTTTTCCTCTGTAACGCACGCGAAGCCGCGGATGCGTTTCTGGTGCGTTTTGGCGTGGGCGGCTGCACTATTTCGTATTGCGATTATCTTGGCTATAACCCGGATGAGCGGTTAGTGGCGTTTGATGTGGCTCTGCGCCGCAACGACGAGAGCTGGCGGCTGGTGTTGCCGGATCATCTGGCTGACCAGGTTCAGGTGGATTCTTGCTGTGGGCATTTCTTCTGCTTCGTCAATCATCAGGATTACGTGCTAAAACCTGGCGTAGATGCGAAAGCGTTTAAAGCGGCGGTGATTGAGGTATTGGAGCAGCGCGGCGCGAAATATCCGGCGGAGCATAATGTCGGGCATTTGTACCACGCATCCTGTGAGCATGAGCAGCACTGGCGTCAGTTAGATCCGACCAATAGTTGTAATCCGGGAATTGGCAAAACCAGTAAGAAAAAGTATTGGGGCTAA
- a CDS encoding insulinase family protein — translation MIRRLNLNGLAVTLVHQPDARDAAALIQVKAGSHDEPDRWPGLAHLLEHLLFTGSQRWPDRDRLMSWIQANGGRVNATTLARRSAYFLKSQRIDLRMD, via the coding sequence ATGATTCGCCGCCTGAACCTGAATGGATTAGCCGTGACGCTGGTGCATCAACCCGATGCGCGCGATGCGGCAGCGTTGATACAGGTTAAGGCGGGCAGTCATGACGAACCGGATCGCTGGCCAGGTTTAGCGCACTTGCTGGAGCATTTACTGTTTACCGGTAGCCAGCGCTGGCCCGATCGCGATCGGTTGATGAGCTGGATTCAGGCTAACGGCGGACGTGTTAATGCCACCACGCTGGCGCGGCGCAGCGCCTATTTTTTGAAATCACAGCGGATCGATTTGAGGATGGATTAG
- a CDS encoding insulinase family protein has translation MLCAPLFETAAIKQEMAVIDAEYRLLQHHVPAQAEAALFSLVAEPQTFHRFQIGSADAFGANVVALQQALRDFHQHFYVASNLQLWLQGPQSLDDLAHLAQRFAETLPQGQVQLTIPPLQLLPEMKPHAMLSEGVAQYWHSWIVDAQWSDNVTLLREFLLDDAPGGLMASLRQRGIASEIELKWLYQSDKQLWLVAIFTTEQPDRLSESVQHALQAIGETCEEQQMHYLQLAQQRFNALSPLEQLRQRVLGFAPAEPKRFHAFIAALQAAPSATLFCSNAIYSNKELDESVKTQGFELSLAPRETAPQRQSAVTAFAFYPLKTELICSPLPTAAVTLLHLASDKAATLILRPEFFSNLSAESGEACAKRLRPLFATLRHAGGGGEWGKRRAFGS, from the coding sequence ATGCTCTGCGCGCCCTTGTTTGAAACGGCGGCGATCAAACAGGAAATGGCCGTCATTGATGCTGAATATCGCTTACTTCAGCATCACGTGCCTGCGCAGGCTGAGGCGGCGCTGTTTAGCCTGGTCGCTGAGCCACAAACATTTCATCGCTTTCAAATAGGTAGCGCCGATGCCTTTGGCGCTAACGTTGTCGCGTTGCAGCAGGCGCTGCGTGATTTTCATCAGCATTTTTACGTTGCCAGTAACCTGCAGCTTTGGCTGCAGGGACCACAATCGTTAGATGACCTGGCGCATCTGGCGCAGCGATTTGCTGAAACGCTGCCACAAGGTCAGGTTCAACTCACTATACCGCCACTGCAATTACTCCCTGAAATGAAGCCGCACGCCATGCTGAGCGAGGGCGTAGCCCAATACTGGCATTCGTGGATCGTAGATGCTCAATGGAGTGACAACGTCACGTTGTTGCGTGAGTTTTTACTGGATGATGCGCCCGGCGGTTTAATGGCATCTTTGCGCCAGCGCGGTATTGCCAGCGAAATCGAATTGAAGTGGCTTTATCAATCGGATAAGCAGCTTTGGCTGGTGGCGATTTTCACCACCGAGCAGCCCGATCGGCTGAGTGAAAGCGTGCAACACGCTTTACAGGCTATCGGGGAAACCTGTGAAGAACAGCAGATGCATTATCTGCAACTGGCGCAGCAGCGTTTTAACGCGCTGTCACCGCTGGAGCAGCTGCGTCAGCGCGTGTTGGGGTTTGCGCCAGCCGAGCCGAAAAGGTTTCACGCTTTTATCGCGGCATTGCAGGCTGCGCCTTCCGCTACGCTATTTTGCTCGAATGCCATTTATTCAAATAAAGAGCTGGACGAAAGCGTCAAAACCCAAGGGTTTGAGCTTAGCTTAGCGCCGCGAGAAACAGCGCCACAGCGTCAATCTGCTGTTACCGCTTTCGCTTTTTATCCGCTAAAAACCGAACTCATCTGCTCGCCACTGCCAACCGCTGCCGTGACATTGTTGCACCTTGCGTCAGACAAAGCAGCAACCCTGATTCTGCGTCCTGAATTTTTCAGTAATCTTTCCGCTGAGTCTGGTGAGGCGTGCGCGAAGCGACTGCGCCCGCTGTTTGCCACGTTGCGTCATGCAGGCGGCGGCGGTGAATGGGGGAAGCGCAGGGCGTTTGGCAGTTGA
- a CDS encoding PTS sugar transporter subunit IIA: protein MTIKQLLQEADAIQVGIDATDWRQVIAMAAQPLVSGGYVKASYPEAVIANTLTHGAYYVFEEGIAIPHARPETGVIRDCFSMILLSEPISFEGSDKADIVIMFGARDSNAHIEEGIRAIVSLLEDEDTLVRLRQASSVAEVIAIL from the coding sequence ATGACGATTAAACAGTTATTGCAAGAGGCAGACGCGATTCAGGTCGGCATCGACGCCACGGATTGGCGTCAGGTTATCGCTATGGCGGCGCAACCGCTGGTCAGCGGAGGCTACGTCAAAGCCTCTTACCCGGAAGCGGTAATTGCCAACACCCTAACGCACGGCGCCTATTACGTATTTGAAGAGGGGATTGCGATTCCCCATGCCCGACCCGAAACCGGTGTGATCCGCGACTGTTTCAGTATGATTTTGCTCTCTGAGCCGATCTCATTTGAAGGCAGCGACAAAGCCGATATTGTCATTATGTTTGGCGCGCGCGACAGCAATGCGCATATCGAAGAGGGCATTCGCGCCATTGTATCGTTGCTGGAGGATGAGGATACGCTGGTTCGCTTACGTCAGGCCAGCAGCGTCGCGGAGGTCATCGCCATCTTATGA
- the pqqD gene encoding pyrroloquinoline quinone biosynthesis peptide chaperone PqqD, giving the protein MNDNTIAAFRRGYRMQWEAAQDSHVVLYPEGMAKLNETAVAILELVDGKQDIAAIIATLDARFPEAGGVGADVKEFLQSAYEQKWIQFREPA; this is encoded by the coding sequence ATGAATGACAACACTATTGCCGCGTTTCGTCGCGGCTATCGTATGCAGTGGGAAGCCGCGCAGGATAGCCATGTGGTGCTTTATCCTGAAGGCATGGCCAAGCTGAATGAAACCGCTGTCGCGATCCTGGAGCTGGTCGATGGCAAGCAAGATATTGCAGCCATTATTGCCACGCTTGATGCGCGTTTCCCGGAAGCGGGTGGCGTTGGCGCGGACGTAAAAGAATTCCTGCAATCAGCCTATGAACAGAAGTGGATACAATTCCGTGAACCCGCTTAA
- a CDS encoding glucokinase, with the protein MTHETPLKRVVLINGIPASGKSTLTRLMSQQFGLPVLTLDSVKEPFMASFAPVDRQRNRQLGCAAYQAIWQIVGQAPAECIFLIDAWFGFQPKSVLEQGLQQAGVSEVLELWLQITPDEAVARYQSRLAQRMPGHPGAEYLPELRRLAEQAQPMALGPVLRVGSQEADQLRAVKWLRHQLATTGYTFPLSERVKEDDHVTTALSATGRERRAL; encoded by the coding sequence ATGACCCATGAAACTCCCCTAAAACGTGTGGTGCTGATAAACGGCATTCCTGCCTCGGGTAAAAGCACCTTAACCCGGCTGATGTCGCAGCAGTTTGGTTTGCCGGTGCTGACCCTCGACAGCGTGAAAGAGCCCTTTATGGCCAGCTTCGCGCCCGTGGATCGCCAGCGCAATCGGCAGCTGGGCTGCGCGGCCTATCAGGCGATTTGGCAAATAGTCGGTCAGGCACCTGCAGAGTGCATTTTTCTGATTGATGCCTGGTTTGGTTTTCAGCCTAAATCTGTGCTGGAACAGGGGTTGCAGCAGGCGGGCGTAAGCGAAGTGCTGGAGCTGTGGCTGCAAATTACCCCCGATGAAGCGGTGGCGCGCTATCAATCCAGACTCGCGCAACGTATGCCAGGCCATCCGGGCGCGGAATACTTACCTGAGCTGCGGCGGTTGGCGGAGCAAGCCCAGCCGATGGCGCTTGGGCCGGTATTACGCGTGGGTTCGCAAGAGGCCGATCAGCTACGCGCCGTTAAATGGTTGCGCCACCAACTTGCGACAACAGGCTACACTTTTCCTCTGAGTGAACGCGTGAAAGAGGATGATCATGTCACCACCGCCTTATCTGCAACCGGGCGAGAGCGTCGTGCTTTATGA
- a CDS encoding cupin domain-containing protein — MFIYKQDRPLEDLGNGVMRRLLAHGGGMMAVEVIFEKDAVGPLHHHPHEQLTYVLSGRFAFTIGGVTQEVAAGDTLYKAPNVVHGCVCLEAGTLLDTFTPQREDFLTANTQ, encoded by the coding sequence ATGTTTATCTATAAACAAGACCGCCCGCTTGAAGATTTAGGCAATGGCGTTATGCGTCGCCTTTTGGCTCACGGCGGCGGCATGATGGCTGTTGAAGTAATCTTTGAAAAGGATGCGGTTGGTCCTTTACACCATCATCCACATGAGCAGTTAACGTATGTGTTAAGCGGACGTTTCGCCTTTACGATTGGGGGTGTCACGCAGGAAGTCGCTGCGGGCGATACTTTGTATAAAGCACCCAACGTGGTGCACGGCTGTGTCTGTCTGGAAGCGGGAACGCTCCTGGACACCTTCACGCCGCAGCGCGAAGATTTTTTGACCGCCAATACGCAGTAA
- a CDS encoding YceI family protein, with the protein MKNVKRIALPLLAVASLYVPFSQAEAMHYQLNPEHTSVIATWTHFGFSHPTADIPDSTGSLVFDKDHPEQSRVDVTLPVSKIDSHVAALTKEFKGAEYFDVAKYPNATFHSTKVVAKGDNKFDVEGNLTLKGITKPVTLHATLNQQAMHPMVKKQAIGFDATGTIKRSDFKLDKYVPAVSDEITLTISTEAYGK; encoded by the coding sequence GTGAAAAACGTTAAGCGCATTGCGCTGCCACTGTTAGCTGTAGCCAGCCTGTATGTCCCTTTCTCGCAGGCGGAAGCCATGCATTATCAGCTCAATCCTGAGCACACTTCGGTTATTGCGACCTGGACACACTTTGGTTTTTCACATCCAACCGCCGATATCCCTGACTCAACGGGTTCGCTGGTGTTTGACAAAGATCATCCTGAGCAATCACGCGTAGACGTTACGCTGCCGGTGAGCAAAATCGACAGCCATGTTGCGGCGCTGACCAAAGAATTTAAAGGCGCGGAATACTTCGACGTGGCTAAATATCCTAATGCGACTTTCCACAGCACCAAAGTGGTGGCGAAAGGCGACAATAAATTTGATGTAGAAGGTAATCTAACGCTGAAAGGCATCACTAAACCGGTTACGCTGCATGCCACTCTGAATCAGCAAGCGATGCACCCAATGGTGAAGAAGCAGGCAATTGGTTTTGATGCCACCGGCACTATTAAGCGTTCTGATTTCAAGCTGGATAAGTATGTCCCTGCGGTGAGCGATGAGATCACGCTGACGATTTCGACTGAAGCTTACGGTAAGTAA
- a CDS encoding class II fructose-bisphosphate aldolase produces MKLYNFAELLHIAKDREFKAVGSFNLHCLEMLPAYFKAAEKTNSPLMIQISTGTAKYLGHRLLVDAIKSLAESKNVPTCLHLDHCSDLDSIQLAIDTGFSSVMYDGSHLSIEENIANTRKVIDMARPLNVSVEAELGAIGGSEDGKVVAMEEIAFTTVNDAKRFVDETGVDMLAISIGTVHGLYTGKAHIQHQRLAEITEATRTPLVLHGGTGVSDEDMRLAVRSGIEKVNVGTEMNVQWVSQCKNTFEKGKVNDSVRNFLVPANDAVTSVLVEKMQLFR; encoded by the coding sequence ATGAAACTTTATAATTTCGCCGAGCTGTTACATATCGCTAAAGACCGTGAATTCAAAGCTGTTGGTTCGTTTAATTTACATTGCCTTGAGATGTTGCCCGCTTATTTCAAAGCGGCGGAAAAAACCAACAGTCCATTAATGATTCAGATTTCGACCGGCACCGCAAAATATCTTGGGCACAGATTATTGGTTGATGCGATTAAATCGCTGGCAGAAAGTAAAAATGTTCCAACCTGTTTGCATTTAGATCACTGTTCTGACCTCGACTCCATTCAACTGGCAATTGATACCGGCTTCAGTTCTGTGATGTATGACGGTTCGCATTTATCTATCGAAGAGAATATTGCGAATACCCGTAAAGTGATTGATATGGCGCGGCCATTAAATGTCTCTGTTGAAGCAGAACTGGGCGCGATTGGCGGGTCGGAAGATGGCAAAGTGGTGGCGATGGAGGAGATTGCGTTCACCACCGTGAATGACGCCAAGCGTTTTGTCGATGAAACCGGCGTGGATATGCTGGCTATCTCTATTGGCACGGTTCACGGCTTGTACACCGGCAAGGCGCACATTCAGCATCAACGTTTAGCTGAGATCACCGAGGCGACGCGCACGCCGCTGGTGTTACACGGTGGCACTGGCGTCAGTGATGAAGATATGCGGTTAGCCGTCCGCAGCGGTATTGAAAAGGTGAATGTCGGCACGGAAATGAATGTGCAATGGGTAAGCCAATGCAAAAATACCTTTGAGAAAGGCAAAGTGAACGACAGCGTACGTAATTTTCTCGTCCCGGCTAATGATGCAGTCACGAGTGTATTAGTCGAGAAGATGCAGTTATTCCGTTAA
- a CDS encoding PTS sugar transporter subunit IIB, whose amino-acid sequence MLKILCVCGCGLGSSFAIEMSAKSVLKKLEIEADIDHTTISEANAFKSDIILTQKAFADVLNADASPEQIKRVIILNKLTDKTEIEEKLVAFLKEHNMKVPSHE is encoded by the coding sequence ATGCTGAAAATTTTATGTGTTTGTGGCTGCGGTCTGGGATCCAGTTTTGCAATTGAGATGAGCGCTAAATCGGTATTAAAGAAACTGGAGATTGAAGCGGATATTGATCACACCACAATATCTGAAGCCAACGCCTTTAAATCTGACATCATTCTGACGCAAAAAGCCTTTGCTGATGTATTGAATGCCGACGCCAGCCCGGAACAGATCAAACGCGTCATTATTCTCAATAAGCTCACCGATAAAACGGAAATTGAGGAGAAGCTCGTGGCGTTTTTAAAAGAACACAACATGAAGGTTCCTAGCCATGAATAG